The following are encoded in a window of Sulfitobacter sp. S190 genomic DNA:
- a CDS encoding LysR family transcriptional regulator encodes MDSSTQIPWHLLQSFAAMTRHKSLSAAASATGASQPTLSRHLSQLEERVGHRLFYRDTSGLEPTPEGLNLQVYAERMLEAAAGISVEDTSDGPVAGTVRITASRVAASYLLPPMLQALRLRHPRLSVELVASDETHNLLRREADLAIRMYRPTQSDLIARKVAELPLGVFAARSYIARRGLPEHIGDLHRHDVIGYDRSTLIIDGMARMGMKVERSFFAFRSDDQVACWNMIRAGCGIGFGQVAIGRDDPDLVQIQPTLDIGSLPVWLAAHAELRSSPRVRRSFDALAEAFKAF; translated from the coding sequence ATGGATAGCAGCACGCAGATACCCTGGCACTTGTTGCAAAGCTTTGCCGCGATGACACGGCACAAATCGCTGTCGGCCGCAGCAAGCGCGACCGGAGCGAGCCAGCCCACGCTCAGCCGTCATCTGTCCCAGTTGGAAGAACGCGTGGGCCACCGCCTGTTTTACCGCGACACAAGCGGGTTGGAACCGACGCCCGAGGGGTTGAACCTGCAAGTCTATGCCGAGCGGATGCTTGAGGCGGCGGCGGGCATTTCGGTGGAGGATACATCCGACGGACCAGTCGCAGGCACCGTGCGCATCACCGCGAGCAGGGTGGCGGCCAGCTACCTGCTGCCGCCGATGTTGCAGGCGTTGCGGCTGCGTCACCCGCGGCTGTCGGTCGAGCTTGTCGCATCGGATGAAACGCACAACCTTTTGCGCAGGGAGGCCGATCTGGCCATACGCATGTACCGTCCTACGCAGAGCGATCTGATTGCGCGCAAGGTGGCCGAACTGCCCTTGGGGGTCTTTGCCGCGCGCAGCTATATTGCGCGGCGCGGATTGCCCGAACACATCGGGGATCTGCACCGGCATGACGTGATCGGATACGACCGCAGCACATTGATCATCGACGGCATGGCCCGCATGGGCATGAAAGTGGAGCGGTCATTCTTCGCGTTTAGATCGGACGATCAGGTCGCCTGCTGGAACATGATCCGCGCGGGGTGCGGGATCGGGTTTGGACAGGTTGCAATTGGCCGCGACGATCCCGACCTGGTGCAAATTCAGCCGACGCTTGACATCGGCAGTCTGCCTGTCTGGCTGGCGGCCCATGCCGAATTGCGATCAAGCCCCCGCGTGCGGCGCAGCTTCGACGCGCTCGCCGAGGCGTTCAAAGCGTTTTGA
- a CDS encoding pyridoxal-phosphate dependent enzyme, with amino-acid sequence MEIHHITRPAALQGVDDIPLPSRDAATAQALLARCPVAAATPLVHSEAIATETGVTTVWIKDERGRMGLGSFKALGAAYVIATDAQSPAGVTGHTYVTASAGNHGMSVAAGASAFGAQSVVYIAQSVPESFAGRLEEQGATVVREGATYEKSMAAAARAADDNGWQLLSDSSWPGYTERPHRLMEGYLALMAEVIAEIEDMPTHIFLQAGVGGLAASCAALAREAWGDGPRIVVVEPDAAPALHASIKAGKCVDTAGPVSDMGRLDCKTPSLIALKGLARDADDFALISEAEGQAGAGLAMVAGMPASPSGAAGLAALASLDDAQKEALGITAASRVLCVLSEGPA; translated from the coding sequence ATGGAAATTCATCACATCACCCGTCCCGCAGCGCTGCAAGGCGTCGATGACATACCGCTTCCCAGCCGGGATGCCGCCACTGCGCAGGCTCTGCTCGCGCGATGCCCCGTCGCCGCCGCTACACCGCTTGTCCATTCCGAAGCGATCGCCACTGAAACCGGTGTCACGACCGTGTGGATCAAGGACGAACGCGGTCGCATGGGGCTGGGCAGCTTTAAGGCGCTGGGGGCCGCCTATGTCATCGCGACCGATGCCCAAAGCCCGGCGGGTGTCACAGGACATACCTATGTGACCGCTAGTGCGGGCAACCACGGCATGTCCGTGGCGGCAGGGGCTTCTGCATTCGGGGCGCAATCAGTGGTCTACATCGCGCAATCCGTACCCGAAAGCTTTGCCGGGCGGCTCGAAGAGCAGGGTGCCACCGTCGTGCGCGAAGGGGCCACCTACGAAAAAAGCATGGCCGCGGCTGCCCGCGCCGCCGACGATAACGGCTGGCAGCTTTTGTCCGACAGCTCATGGCCCGGCTACACCGAGCGGCCGCATCGTTTGATGGAAGGGTATCTGGCGCTGATGGCCGAGGTCATTGCCGAGATCGAGGACATGCCGACCCATATTTTTCTGCAGGCCGGCGTGGGCGGTCTTGCCGCTTCCTGTGCGGCTCTGGCCCGCGAGGCGTGGGGGGATGGCCCGCGCATCGTGGTGGTCGAACCCGATGCCGCCCCCGCGCTGCATGCGTCGATCAAGGCAGGCAAATGCGTGGATACGGCAGGACCCGTTTCCGATATGGGGCGGCTCGATTGCAAGACCCCCTCGCTGATTGCGCTCAAGGGGCTGGCCCGTGATGCCGATGACTTTGCCCTGATATCCGAAGCCGAAGGGCAGGCGGGTGCGGGGCTCGCAATGGTCGCGGGCATGCCTGCATCCCCGTCCGGTGCGGCCGGGCTGGCGGCCCTTGCGTCCCTCGACGACGCGCAGAAAGAGGCGCTGGGCATAACCGCCGCCTCGCGCGTTTTGTGCGTGCTCAGCGAAGGGCCCGCCTGA
- a CDS encoding NAD-dependent epimerase/dehydratase family protein, translated as MSRTVFILGAKGRFGRAATTAFANAGWRVVAVSRDGLPVPGVAQVETIACDVTDAAALEHICAPADVIVHAVNPPYPAWKALLPVTTKNVIRAALAAKATVMVPGNVYNYGADAPADLTEDTPFVPTSRKGVLRVEMENAFADAASRGLRTIVLRGGDFIEAAKTGNWFDSQIINRVDRGIFTYPGRVDAMHAWAYLPDMARALVGLAERRETLRGFEQFNFEGFSLTGAELQSAIEAQIGGSLRHKTIPWPLIRVMGIASPLMREVAEMRYLWDVPHRLADSKLRAFLPRFTATPLGAAMDDVFLGAPAAGQPLRPMAAAE; from the coding sequence ATGAGTAGAACTGTCTTCATACTCGGCGCCAAGGGCCGCTTTGGCCGTGCCGCCACCACAGCATTCGCAAATGCGGGCTGGCGTGTCGTCGCCGTCAGCCGCGACGGGCTCCCGGTGCCCGGTGTCGCACAGGTCGAAACGATCGCCTGCGACGTCACCGATGCAGCTGCTCTCGAACATATATGTGCGCCTGCCGATGTCATCGTGCATGCGGTCAATCCGCCCTATCCGGCATGGAAAGCCCTGCTGCCGGTGACAACCAAAAACGTGATCCGCGCAGCACTTGCCGCCAAGGCCACGGTCATGGTGCCGGGCAATGTCTACAACTACGGCGCGGACGCCCCCGCGGATCTGACCGAAGACACGCCCTTCGTGCCGACTTCGCGCAAAGGGGTGCTGCGGGTCGAGATGGAAAACGCTTTCGCCGACGCAGCATCCCGCGGGCTGCGTACCATCGTGCTGCGGGGCGGGGATTTCATCGAAGCCGCGAAAACGGGAAACTGGTTTGACAGCCAGATCATCAACCGCGTGGATAGGGGCATTTTCACCTATCCCGGGCGCGTGGATGCGATGCACGCCTGGGCTTACCTGCCGGATATGGCACGCGCGCTCGTCGGTCTGGCAGAGCGGCGCGAGACGCTGCGCGGCTTCGAGCAATTCAATTTTGAAGGGTTCAGCCTGACCGGGGCAGAGCTTCAGTCGGCCATCGAAGCACAGATCGGGGGCAGCCTGCGGCACAAGACCATTCCCTGGCCATTGATCCGGGTGATGGGCATCGCCTCTCCGTTGATGCGCGAGGTGGCCGAAATGCGTTATCTGTGGGACGTGCCCCACCGTCTGGCGGACAGCAAGTTGCGCGCCTTCCTGCCCCGGTTCACCGCGACCCCCCTTGGCGCGGCAATGGATGATGTTTTTCTTGGCGCGCCTGCGGCCGGACAGCCCCTGCGCCCGATGGCCGCCGCCGAGTAG
- a CDS encoding xanthine dehydrogenase family protein molybdopterin-binding subunit: protein MGRARTIARRSFIIGSAAIAGGVAFGAYMVRKPHDNPLTADAGEAVFNPWVKIDADRITLITPHTDIGQGAAHMQATLIAEELDVELDQITTAPGVPAAAYYNTALAGDAVPFKFNDDGFGAQTMRGVMSAAIKLLGAQVTGGSTSVPDSFDKLRAAGATARETLKLAAAQETGFAVADMRTEAGQVILPDGTKRAYTDLAATAATLEPVTDVPLRDPAQWRLIGQDVQRLDIKAKSTGTQTYGIDLEMDGMLHASVRMNPYKGGAMQSFDASGAKDMRGVQKIVALDGGVAVIADNTWRAFRALEEIDITWGDGPYPAQQADHWAEVAASFTPERLDKEWRADGDVDAALDGAQVIEAEYRAPYVAHQPLEPLSAVVKVGDDRVDIWAAHQLPRFVQQRVAAALGRDAEDIHLHNQYAGGSFGHRLEFDNIDRAVDVARQMPGTPIKLTFRREEDFVQDYMRQIGMARGRGAVAQGQVTALDLDIATVSAARSQAARLGQPLPGPDTQIAAGAWNMRYAIPDLRVRAYAVPELAPTSSWRSVGASTAGFFAEGFMDEVIHAAGADPLEERLRLANDPDARHVLEAVGEMSDWGAPLAPGSGRGVALVTSFGVPTAEVVEVTNTPDGIRIDRVWVAAEVGRVVDPVTFENVVAGGVIWGLGHAMNSEITYDAGVPEQTNFHMAEGMRLHQCPVIEVRGLENNSQIRGVGEPPVPPAPAALANAIYVATGTRLREMPFWNTVDFV from the coding sequence ATGGGTCGAGCCAGAACAATTGCACGGCGCAGCTTCATCATCGGATCGGCCGCCATCGCCGGCGGCGTGGCCTTCGGCGCCTACATGGTGCGCAAACCCCACGACAACCCGCTGACCGCAGACGCGGGCGAGGCGGTGTTCAACCCTTGGGTCAAGATTGACGCGGACCGGATCACGTTGATCACGCCACATACCGATATCGGACAGGGTGCGGCGCACATGCAGGCCACGTTGATCGCCGAAGAGCTCGACGTCGAGCTGGACCAGATCACCACCGCGCCCGGGGTTCCGGCGGCGGCCTACTACAATACCGCGCTGGCCGGTGATGCGGTGCCCTTTAAATTCAACGATGACGGCTTTGGCGCACAGACGATGCGTGGGGTGATGTCCGCTGCGATCAAATTGCTCGGCGCTCAGGTGACGGGCGGATCCACCTCCGTGCCGGACAGTTTCGACAAGCTGCGTGCGGCAGGGGCGACAGCCCGCGAAACGCTCAAGCTGGCAGCGGCGCAGGAGACCGGCTTTGCCGTCGCAGACATGCGCACCGAAGCCGGGCAGGTGATCCTGCCCGATGGCACCAAGCGCGCCTATACCGATCTGGCCGCAACCGCCGCAACGCTTGAGCCTGTCACGGATGTGCCGCTGCGTGATCCCGCGCAATGGCGTCTTATCGGCCAAGACGTGCAACGGCTTGATATCAAGGCAAAGTCCACAGGCACGCAGACTTATGGCATCGATCTTGAAATGGACGGCATGTTGCATGCGTCCGTCCGGATGAACCCGTACAAGGGCGGCGCAATGCAAAGCTTTGATGCGAGCGGCGCAAAGGACATGCGTGGCGTGCAGAAGATCGTGGCGCTTGACGGCGGCGTGGCGGTGATCGCCGATAACACGTGGCGGGCATTTCGCGCGCTCGAAGAGATCGATATCACTTGGGGGGATGGGCCATACCCTGCCCAGCAAGCCGACCATTGGGCCGAAGTGGCCGCGTCCTTTACGCCCGAAAGGCTGGACAAGGAATGGCGCGCCGACGGCGATGTCGACGCCGCCCTTGATGGCGCGCAGGTCATCGAAGCAGAGTACCGCGCGCCTTACGTTGCCCACCAACCTCTTGAACCGCTCAGCGCCGTGGTGAAGGTCGGTGACGACCGTGTGGATATCTGGGCCGCGCATCAGCTCCCCCGGTTTGTCCAACAACGCGTGGCAGCGGCGCTCGGGCGTGATGCGGAAGACATACATCTGCACAACCAGTATGCGGGCGGCAGCTTTGGCCACCGTCTGGAATTTGATAACATCGACCGCGCAGTGGACGTGGCGCGCCAGATGCCGGGCACGCCGATCAAACTGACCTTCCGGCGCGAAGAGGATTTTGTGCAGGACTACATGCGCCAGATCGGCATGGCGCGGGGCCGCGGGGCCGTGGCACAGGGGCAGGTCACCGCGCTCGATCTCGATATCGCGACAGTCTCCGCCGCCCGCAGCCAGGCCGCGCGTCTGGGCCAGCCGCTGCCCGGTCCCGATACGCAGATCGCGGCAGGCGCGTGGAACATGCGCTATGCCATTCCAGACCTGCGGGTGCGTGCCTATGCGGTGCCTGAGCTTGCCCCCACATCATCCTGGCGGTCTGTAGGCGCGTCGACCGCGGGGTTTTTCGCGGAAGGGTTCATGGACGAGGTGATCCACGCCGCAGGGGCGGACCCGTTGGAAGAACGCCTCCGGCTGGCCAACGATCCCGACGCGCGGCACGTGCTCGAGGCGGTCGGCGAGATGTCGGACTGGGGCGCGCCGCTTGCGCCGGGAAGCGGCAGGGGCGTGGCGCTTGTCACGTCGTTCGGGGTGCCAACGGCCGAGGTGGTCGAGGTGACCAATACACCTGACGGCATTCGCATCGACCGCGTCTGGGTGGCCGCCGAAGTGGGCCGCGTGGTGGATCCGGTGACATTCGAAAATGTCGTCGCGGGCGGTGTTATCTGGGGGTTGGGCCATGCCATGAACTCCGAAATCACCTATGACGCTGGGGTACCCGAGCAAACGAATTTCCATATGGCCGAAGGCATGCGATTGCACCAGTGCCCCGTAATCGAAGTGCGCGGACTTGAGAACAACAGCCAGATCCGCGGCGTGGGCGAGCCTCCTGTGCCGCCCGCACCCGCGGCCCTGGCCAACGCGATCTATGTGGCCACCGGCACGCGGCTGCGCGAAATGCCGTTCTGGAACACGGTGGACTTTGTATGA
- a CDS encoding TetR/AcrR family transcriptional regulator — MNKALATREKLLIEGTRLLWARGYSNVPLREIALGAGVDVALVSRYFGGKRGLFEATLDGAFETPPVAHADDLIETVVRMFVDAPRTGEMPSILQMMLMNAHDPEVGPMVRDQHARIMQAKLEQLIGDAPRAALFMAAILGMSVAEKTLHLSGIAAPTTRAYADQLRHMLRAALSYEG; from the coding sequence ATGAACAAAGCATTGGCCACACGCGAAAAACTGCTGATCGAGGGCACGCGACTGTTGTGGGCGCGTGGATATTCGAATGTGCCGCTGCGCGAAATCGCGCTTGGTGCGGGGGTCGATGTGGCGCTGGTGTCGCGCTATTTCGGCGGCAAACGGGGATTGTTCGAAGCCACGCTCGACGGTGCGTTCGAAACACCGCCGGTGGCGCATGCGGATGACCTGATCGAAACGGTGGTGCGCATGTTTGTCGATGCCCCCCGCACGGGCGAGATGCCGTCGATCCTGCAGATGATGCTGATGAACGCACATGATCCGGAAGTCGGCCCGATGGTGCGCGACCAGCATGCGCGGATCATGCAGGCCAAGCTGGAGCAGTTGATCGGCGACGCCCCGCGCGCGGCGCTGTTCATGGCGGCAATCCTCGGGATGAGCGTGGCGGAAAAGACATTGCACCTGTCGGGCATTGCCGCGCCGACGACCCGCGCTTACGCGGACCAATTGCGCCATATGTTGCGCGCCGCACTCAGCTACGAAGGCTGA
- a CDS encoding monovalent cation/H(+) antiporter subunit G produces MMETIAVYAVVFWLLVGAGFTLVGAIGLLKFNDSMTRLHAPTKVGTIGIGSLLMASMIHSYVFGDGAMHEVLIMAFLFVTAPISANFMAKVNIHVRSCDTPPDLPTGEDWATLDRPDGYETIPDTTDKPLKTL; encoded by the coding sequence ATGATGGAAACAATCGCCGTTTACGCCGTTGTCTTCTGGTTGCTTGTCGGCGCGGGGTTCACCCTTGTCGGTGCCATCGGTCTGCTGAAATTCAACGACAGCATGACGCGTCTGCACGCGCCGACAAAGGTGGGTACCATCGGGATCGGCTCGTTGCTGATGGCATCGATGATCCACAGCTATGTGTTCGGTGACGGTGCGATGCACGAGGTGCTTATCATGGCCTTCCTTTTCGTGACCGCGCCGATTTCCGCGAACTTCATGGCCAAGGTGAACATCCACGTGCGCTCCTGCGACACGCCTCCCGATCTGCCCACAGGCGAAGACTGGGCAACGCTGGACCGTCCTGACGGGTACGAAACCATCCCCGACACGACGGACAAACCGCTCAAAACGCTTTGA
- a CDS encoding (2Fe-2S)-binding protein, translated as MKLNVNGTVHDVDVEDDMPLLWVLRDELDIKGVKYGCGIAQCGACTVHVDGVAVRSCQLAAGDVDGDITTIEGLGSPDSLHAVQQAWVDHQVAQCGYCQSGQIMQAASFLDLNPDPTDAQINAAMSGNLCRCGTYPRIRAAIKTAAASLQEG; from the coding sequence GTGAAATTGAACGTGAACGGGACCGTCCACGACGTGGATGTCGAAGATGACATGCCCCTGCTGTGGGTGCTGCGCGATGAACTGGACATCAAGGGCGTAAAATACGGCTGCGGCATCGCCCAATGCGGCGCGTGCACGGTGCATGTGGACGGTGTGGCTGTCAGGTCCTGCCAGCTCGCGGCAGGGGATGTGGACGGCGATATTACCACGATCGAAGGGCTCGGCAGCCCCGACAGCCTGCACGCGGTGCAACAGGCGTGGGTCGATCACCAAGTCGCGCAATGCGGCTACTGCCAGTCGGGCCAGATCATGCAGGCGGCCTCGTTTCTCGACCTCAATCCCGATCCTACCGACGCACAGATCAACGCCGCGATGAGCGGGAACCTGTGCAGGTGTGGGACCTACCCCCGCATCCGCGCGGCGATCAAGACCGCCGCCGCATCCTTGCAGGAGGGCTAA
- a CDS encoding Na+/H+ antiporter subunit E: MVRLFQWLFPHPLLTLLLAVVWTLLQNNVSAGMVVFGVILGIIIPRLTAAWWPERPTGFNMGKMLTYSAMVLWDIIVANLQVAWIVLTRSNANLRPAWIIVPLELRQPEAITVLAGTITLTPGTVSADLSASGHYLLVHVLDTDDPEAEVENIKNRYERRLKEIFR, translated from the coding sequence ATGGTACGCCTGTTCCAATGGCTCTTTCCGCATCCGTTGCTGACCCTGTTGCTGGCGGTTGTCTGGACCCTGCTGCAAAACAATGTTTCCGCGGGGATGGTCGTATTCGGTGTCATCCTCGGCATCATCATCCCGCGCCTGACGGCGGCGTGGTGGCCCGAACGGCCAACCGGTTTCAATATGGGCAAAATGCTCACCTATTCCGCCATGGTTCTGTGGGATATCATCGTCGCGAACCTGCAGGTCGCCTGGATCGTTCTGACGCGCTCGAACGCCAATCTGCGGCCGGCGTGGATCATTGTTCCGCTCGAGTTGCGCCAACCCGAGGCGATCACCGTGCTTGCCGGTACGATCACCCTGACGCCCGGTACGGTCTCCGCCGATCTATCCGCGAGCGGGCATTACCTTCTGGTGCATGTGCTCGATACCGATGACCCGGAGGCAGAAGTCGAAAACATCAAGAACCGCTACGAGCGACGCCTGAAGGAGATTTTCCGATGA
- a CDS encoding Xaa-Pro peptidase family protein: protein MQERGFPQDEFEIRVAHAQKDMASAGIEALLLSTEADVRYFTGFLTRFWESPTRPWFVIVPAAGDPIAVIPSIGAALMAQTWLSDIRTWRAPDPHDDGVSLLIDTLNQVAGAGRIGVPSGPETHIRMPLADWARVVAGCDGTIGSANGIMRRLRAIKSDREIAKIARACDIAAAAFADVPRIAAQGTPLSQVFREFQAACLGHGADWVPYLAGGAGPSGYSDVISPAADTPLARGDVLMLDTGLVWDGYFCDFDRNFSVGPPDTAAREAHARLIDAVDAAADIAAPGATAAELFHAMDRIVTGGAGGSDAGRLGHGLGMQLTEGLSLVPADHTPLKPGMVITLEPGMDVAAGRIMVHEEVIAITQEGCRFLSPRASRELVQI, encoded by the coding sequence ATGCAGGAACGCGGATTTCCCCAGGACGAATTCGAAATCCGCGTCGCCCATGCACAAAAAGACATGGCCAGCGCCGGTATCGAAGCCCTGCTGCTGTCAACCGAAGCCGACGTGCGCTATTTCACCGGTTTCCTGACCCGTTTCTGGGAAAGCCCGACCCGTCCGTGGTTCGTGATCGTTCCCGCCGCGGGCGACCCGATCGCTGTGATCCCCAGCATCGGTGCCGCGCTCATGGCGCAGACGTGGCTGAGCGATATCCGCACATGGCGCGCCCCTGATCCGCACGACGACGGGGTCAGCCTTCTGATTGACACCCTCAATCAGGTGGCCGGGGCAGGGCGGATCGGTGTCCCGTCGGGGCCGGAAACCCACATCCGCATGCCGCTGGCCGACTGGGCGCGCGTCGTTGCGGGCTGTGACGGCACGATCGGTAGCGCAAACGGCATCATGCGCCGCCTGCGCGCGATCAAGAGCGACCGCGAAATCGCCAAGATTGCGCGGGCATGTGATATTGCGGCGGCTGCTTTCGCCGATGTACCGCGTATCGCGGCGCAAGGAACGCCGCTATCGCAGGTGTTTCGTGAATTTCAGGCCGCCTGTCTGGGGCATGGGGCCGATTGGGTGCCGTATCTTGCGGGGGGCGCCGGGCCGAGCGGGTACAGTGATGTCATTTCCCCCGCGGCCGATACCCCTCTGGCACGCGGTGATGTGCTAATGCTCGACACCGGTTTGGTCTGGGATGGCTATTTTTGCGACTTTGACCGCAATTTTTCGGTTGGCCCGCCGGATACCGCTGCGCGGGAGGCGCACGCCCGCCTGATCGATGCGGTCGACGCAGCCGCGGATATCGCGGCCCCCGGCGCGACCGCTGCAGAGCTGTTTCATGCGATGGACAGGATCGTCACCGGCGGCGCAGGCGGGTCGGATGCGGGCAGGCTGGGCCACGGGCTTGGCATGCAACTGACCGAAGGATTATCCTTGGTGCCTGCCGATCACACGCCACTGAAACCCGGCATGGTCATCACGCTCGAGCCGGGCATGGATGTGGCCGCCGGCCGTATCATGGTGCACGAGGAGGTGATCGCCATCACGCAAGAAGGCTGTCGGTTCCTGTCGCCGCGCGCATCGCGGGAACTGGTGCAAATATGA
- a CDS encoding SDR family oxidoreductase, with amino-acid sequence MAKTALITGASSGIGEAFAHLHARKGGDVILTARSRDKLDKLADELRDTHGVKTHVFALDLGADGGAQDLVDQVAAAGLGVDILINNAGFGGHGPHVDRDLDKELSMIDLNVKALVTLSHQFGAQMAERGSGRILNVGSTAGFMPGPLQNVYFATKAFVQSYSQALDHELRPRGVTVTVLAPGYVETGFADAADLHGTNLVKGGGKSPASVAKHGYEAMTRGALVTVNEGPLGFLVNWIVPLLPRRAVLKMVEGMQKK; translated from the coding sequence ATGGCCAAAACTGCACTCATCACCGGAGCCTCCTCCGGGATCGGCGAAGCCTTCGCGCATTTGCATGCCCGCAAGGGCGGCGACGTGATCCTCACGGCAAGAAGCCGCGACAAGCTGGACAAACTGGCGGACGAACTGCGCGACACGCACGGCGTGAAAACGCATGTCTTTGCACTCGATCTCGGCGCCGACGGTGGTGCACAAGATCTTGTCGATCAGGTCGCCGCAGCCGGGCTTGGCGTTGATATCCTGATCAACAATGCCGGTTTTGGCGGGCATGGGCCCCACGTCGACCGCGATTTGGACAAAGAGCTGTCGATGATCGACCTCAACGTCAAGGCGCTCGTCACGCTGAGCCACCAGTTCGGGGCACAGATGGCCGAAAGGGGCAGCGGGCGCATTCTCAACGTCGGATCGACCGCAGGGTTCATGCCCGGCCCGTTGCAGAACGTCTATTTCGCGACCAAGGCTTTCGTGCAGTCCTACTCGCAAGCGCTGGACCACGAATTGCGCCCCCGCGGCGTGACCGTCACGGTGCTGGCACCCGGCTACGTAGAGACCGGCTTTGCCGATGCCGCTGATCTTCACGGCACCAATCTGGTCAAGGGCGGTGGCAAATCGCCCGCGTCGGTCGCCAAACACGGGTATGAGGCAATGACACGCGGTGCGCTGGTGACCGTGAACGAAGGGCCGCTCGGTTTTCTTGTCAACTGGATCGTGCCGTTGCTGCCCCGCCGGGCGGTGCTGAAAATGGTCGAAGGCATGCAGAAGAAATAA
- a CDS encoding S-(hydroxymethyl)glutathione dehydrogenase/class III alcohol dehydrogenase produces MKTRAAVAVEAGKPLEIMEVNLEGPKKGEVLVEIKATGLCHTDEFTRSGDDPEGIFPAILGHEGAGVVLEVGEGVTTLEPGDHVIPLYTPECRECEYCLSGKTNLCQKIRVTQGQGLLPDGTTRFSMLDGTPIHHYMGCSTFANHTVVPEIALAKVRKDAPFDKICYIGCGVTTGIGAVINTAKVEIGARCVVFGLGGIGLNVIQGLRLAGADQIVGVDLNDDKAEIGTYFGMTDFVNPKNVDGDMVAHLVELTGGGADYSFDATGNTTVMRTALEAAHKGWGESIIIGVAPAGAEISTRPFQLVTGRVWRGTAFGGAKGRTDVPQIVDWYMNGKIEIDPMITHKLTLDEINHGFDLMHEGKSIRAVVEF; encoded by the coding sequence ATGAAAACCCGTGCCGCCGTCGCCGTCGAAGCAGGTAAACCGCTCGAAATCATGGAGGTGAACCTCGAAGGACCCAAAAAAGGCGAGGTGCTGGTCGAGATCAAGGCCACAGGCCTGTGCCACACCGATGAATTTACCCGGTCCGGCGATGATCCCGAAGGCATTTTCCCCGCAATCCTCGGACACGAGGGCGCAGGCGTCGTGCTGGAGGTCGGCGAAGGGGTCACCACACTCGAACCCGGCGACCACGTGATCCCGCTTTATACGCCTGAATGCCGTGAGTGCGAATATTGCCTGAGCGGCAAGACAAACCTGTGCCAGAAAATCCGCGTGACACAGGGGCAGGGGCTGTTGCCGGATGGCACGACCCGCTTTTCCATGCTCGACGGCACACCGATCCATCACTACATGGGCTGTTCGACCTTCGCCAACCACACCGTGGTGCCCGAAATTGCGCTGGCAAAGGTCCGCAAGGACGCGCCTTTCGACAAGATCTGCTACATCGGTTGTGGCGTCACCACCGGCATCGGCGCTGTGATCAACACCGCCAAGGTCGAAATCGGCGCGCGTTGCGTTGTGTTCGGTCTGGGCGGCATCGGGCTCAACGTCATTCAGGGCCTGCGGCTGGCCGGTGCGGACCAGATCGTCGGCGTAGACCTGAACGACGACAAGGCCGAGATCGGCACCTATTTCGGCATGACCGATTTTGTGAACCCCAAGAATGTCGATGGCGACATGGTCGCGCATCTTGTGGAATTGACAGGCGGGGGCGCGGATTACTCCTTTGATGCAACGGGCAACACAACGGTGATGCGCACTGCTCTGGAAGCCGCGCACAAGGGTTGGGGCGAAAGCATCATCATCGGCGTCGCACCCGCCGGAGCGGAAATCTCTACCCGTCCTTTCCAGCTTGTGACCGGCCGGGTCTGGCGGGGCACGGCCTTTGGCGGTGCCAAGGGACGCACGGATGTGCCGCAGATTGTTGACTGGTACATGAACGGCAAGATCGAGATTGATCCGATGATCACCCACAAGCTGACGCTTGACGAGATCAACCACGGTTTCGATCTGATGCACGAGGGCAAATCGATCCGCGCTGTCGTCGAATTCTGA
- a CDS encoding K+/H+ antiporter subunit F, producing MSLATEIMNISIIVAFIAVGISQIMAMTRLVIGPDTGSRILALDTMVINAIGLIVLMGLSQGSRIYFEASLIIAMLGFVSTVSYARFVLRGDIIE from the coding sequence ATGAGCCTTGCGACAGAAATCATGAACATCTCGATCATCGTTGCGTTCATCGCGGTGGGGATCAGCCAGATCATGGCCATGACGCGGCTTGTCATCGGGCCGGATACCGGCAGCCGGATCCTCGCGCTCGACACCATGGTCATCAATGCCATCGGCCTGATCGTGTTGATGGGGTTGTCGCAAGGCAGCCGCATCTATTTCGAAGCGTCACTGATCATCGCCATGCTCGGGTTCGTGTCGACCGTGTCCTATGCGCGGTTTGTGCTACGGGGGGACATCATCGAATGA